In one window of Patescibacteria group bacterium DNA:
- the amrB gene encoding AmmeMemoRadiSam system protein B has translation MNKNEEKIIRLPAVSGSFYPSDKNELGTMINNFLNNTENKNYKNIRAIVSPHAGMIYSGQTASYGFKQLENQNIEKVIIIGPVHSEYIDNFGLSHADYWRTPLGDIEIDKEINFELEKNAIFEFTDLALEEEHSQEVQIPFLQVVIANNWKLVPILVGQVNSEEIISASKIISKLLDDKTIIVISTDLSHYYKKVIANEMDKKCLESIKNLKYNEECEACGEIPLKLLFEIAKNNNWESEVLHYSDSGEITGDKNVVGYASAIFTGDLSTEASTKVEEIKNSNYSNEDKKYLLNLARNTIDYALKNNGELMKVDEDKIPKNLKQKRGVFVTLNKYDKLRGCIGYIEAIEKLYKAVQLNAISAAFEDTRFSPLSQDELKDIKIEISVLTVPQKVEFDEIRKDIDGVVLKNGKYGATYLPQVWENVTDADEFFGSLCQKAGLDWNCYEDNDTKFFTYQVEVFSE, from the coding sequence ATGAATAAAAATGAAGAAAAAATTATCAGACTTCCAGCAGTTAGTGGTTCATTTTATCCATCTGACAAAAATGAATTAGGGACCATGATAAATAATTTTTTGAATAATACTGAAAACAAAAATTATAAAAATATTAGAGCAATAGTCTCTCCTCATGCAGGAATGATTTATAGTGGACAAACTGCAAGTTATGGATTTAAACAACTTGAAAATCAGAATATAGAAAAAGTAATAATAATTGGTCCAGTTCATAGTGAATATATAGATAATTTTGGACTTTCTCATGCTGATTATTGGCGTACTCCACTAGGAGATATAGAAATAGACAAAGAAATAAATTTTGAATTAGAAAAAAATGCCATATTTGAATTTACTGATTTAGCACTAGAAGAAGAACATTCACAAGAAGTACAAATTCCATTTTTACAAGTTGTAATAGCAAACAATTGGAAACTTGTTCCTATATTAGTCGGACAAGTAAATTCTGAAGAAATTATAAGTGCCTCTAAAATTATATCCAAATTATTGGATGATAAAACTATTATAGTAATAAGTACCGACTTGTCTCATTATTATAAAAAAGTCATTGCGAATGAAATGGATAAAAAATGTTTGGAATCAATAAAAAATTTGAAATATAATGAAGAATGTGAAGCATGTGGGGAAATTCCTTTGAAATTATTATTTGAAATTGCAAAAAATAATAATTGGGAATCGGAAGTGTTGCACTACAGTGATAGCGGAGAAATTACAGGAGACAAAAATGTTGTTGGATATGCTTCTGCAATATTTACAGGTGACTTGTCCACCGAAGCTTCAACGAAGGTGGAAGAAATAAAAAATTCAAATTATTCGAATGAAGACAAAAAATATTTATTAAATCTTGCAAGAAATACTATAGATTATGCTCTCAAAAATAATGGGGAATTGATGAAAGTTGATGAAGATAAAATTCCAAAAAATCTCAAACAAAAAAGAGGTGTTTTTGTAACATTAAATAAATATGATAAACTTCGTGGTTGTATTGGCTACATCGAAGCAATTGAAAAATTATATAAAGCAGTTCAGCTAAATGCAATTTCAGCTGCGTTTGAAGATACAAGATTTTCTCCCCTATCTCAAGATGAATTGAAAGATATAAAAATAGAAATATCAGTTCTCACAGTTCCACAAAAAGTAGAATTTGATGAAATCAGAAAAGATATTGATGGTGTTGTTTTGAAAAATGGCAAATATGGAGCAACTTATTTACCACAAGTTTGGGAAAATGTTACGGACGCTGATGAATTTTTTGGCTCACTTTGTCAAAAAGCAGGACTAGATTGGAATTGTTATGAAGATAATGATACAAAATTTTTTACATATCAAGTGGAAGTTTTTAGTGAATAA
- the tsaD gene encoding tRNA (adenosine(37)-N6)-threonylcarbamoyltransferase complex transferase subunit TsaD has product MKILGIESSCDESALSLIEIDKNNKITLLKNLISSQIEIHKQYGGIVPEVAARCHAENFFPLLKKLDIDIARDVDLIAVTYGPGLITSLIIGLELAKTLSYIYKKPLIEINHIEAHIYSNWLTYPELFNEKTTFPALAVVISGGHTQIFLMKDYGKYKLLGATVDDAVGEAYDKVAKILELGYPGGPIINKLASEYSKKPSFEFPRPMLNTKDYNFSFSGLKTSILYKWRDDPSTSLGPGKKNKVISEYCKAFENAICDVLSKKIISAAKNYNVKNIILGGGVSANSSIKSRIKADAEKLSIKTYFPELKHTGDNAAMVAVAGYFNRNRARKNNFKITADSNLSL; this is encoded by the coding sequence ATGAAAATACTAGGTATAGAATCTTCTTGTGATGAAAGTGCATTATCTCTTATTGAAATTGATAAGAATAACAAGATTACACTTTTAAAAAATCTCATTTCATCTCAGATAGAAATTCATAAACAATATGGTGGAATAGTTCCAGAAGTTGCAGCACGATGTCATGCTGAGAATTTTTTCCCATTGCTAAAAAAATTAGATATTGATATCGCGCGTGATGTTGACCTAATAGCAGTTACTTATGGCCCAGGACTTATTACATCTCTTATTATAGGACTAGAACTTGCAAAAACACTTTCATATATTTACAAAAAACCATTGATAGAAATTAATCATATAGAAGCGCATATTTATAGTAATTGGCTTACTTATCCAGAATTATTTAATGAGAAAACAACTTTTCCAGCACTTGCCGTAGTAATCTCTGGTGGTCACACTCAAATATTTTTAATGAAAGATTATGGAAAATATAAACTATTAGGAGCTACAGTTGATGATGCAGTTGGTGAAGCATATGACAAAGTTGCAAAAATATTAGAACTTGGCTATCCAGGTGGTCCAATAATAAATAAGCTAGCCAGCGAATATTCTAAAAAACCAAGCTTTGAATTTCCTAGACCAATGCTAAACACAAAAGATTATAATTTTTCTTTTTCTGGACTTAAAACTTCTATATTATATAAGTGGCGTGACGACCCCTCGACTTCGCTCGGGCCAGGAAAAAAAAATAAAGTAATAAGTGAATATTGCAAAGCTTTTGAAAACGCGATCTGTGATGTACTTTCAAAAAAAATTATTAGCGCTGCAAAAAATTATAATGTAAAAAATATAATTTTAGGTGGTGGAGTAAGTGCAAATAGTTCTATAAAAAGTAGAATAAAAGCTGATGCTGAAAAATTAAGCATAAAAACATATTTTCCGGAACTAAAACATACCGGAGACAATGCTGCGATGGTAGCAGTTGCTGGGTATTTTAATAGAAATCGTGCTCGTAAAAATAATTTCAAAATAACAGCTGATTCTAATTTGAGCTTGTAA
- the tsaE gene encoding tRNA (adenosine(37)-N6)-threonylcarbamoyltransferase complex ATPase subunit type 1 TsaE produces MTKHITKSLKETRLLGKKLTKNFNFHVIGLNGDLGAGKTAITKGIGGYFGIENITSPTFVVMKIYKTLKNNSKIKNVVHIDCYRLETYDALLDIGLEDYINDEKNLIILEWANKICDYLPKETIYVNFKLGTHENERIIEY; encoded by the coding sequence ATGACTAAACATATTACAAAATCACTAAAAGAAACCAGATTGCTTGGAAAAAAATTAACAAAAAATTTTAATTTTCATGTAATAGGATTAAATGGTGATTTGGGTGCAGGAAAAACTGCAATTACAAAGGGAATTGGTGGGTATTTTGGCATAGAAAATATTACAAGTCCAACATTCGTAGTAATGAAAATTTATAAAACGCTAAAAAATAATTCCAAAATAAAAAACGTAGTACATATTGATTGCTACAGACTCGAAACTTATGACGCACTTCTTGATATTGGACTTGAAGATTATATAAATGATGAAAAAAATCTTATAATTTTAGAGTGGGCTAATAAGATTTGTGACTATTTACCAAAAGAGACAATTTATGTAAACTTTAAACTAGGGACTCATGAAAATGAAAGAATAATAGAATATTAA
- the tig gene encoding trigger factor translates to MKIIKKELPKNQVELTIEIEEKEYQKFVEKTAEIMAKESKIPGFRPGKAPYEIVKQKFGENAVLQNALDDILTHFYFEAVIQEKLEPISHPKVDIEKLAPKNPIIFKATINILPNIKLADLEKIEIKKKKAKVDNKEIEKAIETMRDFEAKETLKDTEAKIGDKVEIDFVVKMGDVVIEGGTEKNYPLILGKGQMIPGFEEQIVGHKKGDEFKFKLSFPTEYHNKGIAGKEANFELKLNSVFERELPEVNDEWAKRLQAKDLKDLKEKIKENYQTEENAKIEKETEMEMLNKIIENSEIGEFSDEIVAQEAQKMIEELKHEIGHRGIEFSDYITKLGKKIEEIEKEFMPQAKKRLESSLVIRKVIDDQKFEIKDNELNSEVEKAKMMYGNGDEKTNKHIESDHYKNYLINTLLNKKVMEYLTEKIIHDDGEK, encoded by the coding sequence ATGAAAATAATCAAAAAAGAACTCCCAAAAAATCAAGTAGAACTTACTATTGAAATAGAAGAAAAAGAATACCAAAAATTCGTAGAAAAAACTGCGGAAATTATGGCAAAAGAATCAAAAATACCAGGATTTAGACCTGGAAAAGCACCTTATGAAATAGTAAAACAAAAATTTGGTGAAAATGCGGTTTTACAAAATGCATTAGATGATATTCTTACTCATTTTTATTTTGAAGCTGTAATACAGGAAAAATTGGAACCAATTTCACATCCAAAAGTAGATATAGAAAAACTAGCTCCTAAAAATCCAATAATTTTCAAAGCAACAATAAATATTCTTCCCAATATAAAATTGGCCGATTTGGAAAAAATTGAAATAAAAAAGAAAAAAGCGAAAGTAGATAACAAGGAGATAGAAAAAGCAATTGAAACAATGAGAGACTTTGAAGCGAAAGAAACTCTTAAAGATACAGAAGCCAAAATTGGCGACAAAGTAGAAATAGATTTTGTTGTGAAAATGGGTGATGTTGTAATAGAAGGTGGAACTGAAAAAAATTATCCACTTATTCTTGGCAAAGGACAAATGATTCCTGGCTTTGAAGAACAAATTGTAGGTCACAAAAAAGGTGATGAGTTCAAATTTAAATTGAGTTTTCCAACAGAATATCACAACAAAGGAATTGCTGGAAAGGAAGCAAATTTTGAATTGAAATTAAATTCTGTATTTGAAAGAGAATTGCCAGAAGTAAATGATGAATGGGCAAAAAGATTACAAGCAAAAGATTTGAAAGATTTGAAAGAAAAAATAAAAGAAAATTATCAAACTGAAGAAAATGCAAAAATAGAAAAAGAAACAGAAATGGAAATGCTAAATAAAATTATAGAAAATTCTGAAATAGGTGAATTTTCAGATGAAATAGTAGCTCAAGAAGCTCAAAAAATGATTGAGGAACTAAAGCATGAAATAGGTCATCGCGGAATAGAATTTTCTGATTATATTACAAAGCTTGGCAAAAAAATAGAAGAAATAGAGAAAGAATTTATGCCACAAGCAAAAAAAAGACTTGAGTCCTCTCTTGTGATAAGAAAAGTAATTGATGATCAAAAATTTGAAATCAAAGATAATGAATTAAATTCAGAAGTAGAAAAAGCAAAGATGATGTATGGAAATGGAGATGAAAAAACAAACAAACATATAGAGTCAGATCATTATAAGAATTATCTTATAAATACTCTCTTGAATAAAAAAGTAATGGAATATTTAACAGAAAAAATAATCCATGATGATGGGGAAAAATAA